CACCGGGGCCAGGACTACCAGCTCGCGCTGGAGGTGCTGCCCGACCCCAACCGCGACGTGCTGCTGATCCGCTACGCCCTGACCGGCCCCTACCGCCTGGTGCTGCTGCTGGCCCCCCATCTCACCTCCACCGGGCACGCCAACGCCGCCTGGGTCGAGGGGCAGCGGCTGCTGGCGGTGTCCGGCGACCGCGCGCTCGCGCTGCTGGCGAGCGGGCCGCTGGACCATCTCAGCGCCGGATACGTCGGCTTCTCGGACGGCTGGCAGGACCTGAACGCGCACGGCCGCCTGACCTGGAGCTACCAGCGCGCGGAAAACGGCAACGTGGCCCTGACCGCCGAGCTTCAGGAACCTTCGGGCCTGCTGGCGCTGGGCTTCGCGGAGAACGTGACGGGCGCGCAGGGGCTGGCCCGCGCCAGCCTCGCGGAGGGGGACGAGGTGGCCCGCCGCGCCTTTCTGCACGCCTGGGAAGTCTGGGGCAGCGCGCTGAAGCTGGGCGGCCCGAGCCCGGAACTGGACGCGGAGGCGCTCCTCAGCGCGACGGTCCTCAAGATTCACGAGGACCGCGCCTACCCCGGCGCGCTGGTCGCCAGCCTGAGCATTCCCTGGGGCAACAGCACCGACACGCTGGGCGGCTACCACCTGGTCTGGCCGCGCGACGCGACGCTGGCGGCCTTCGCGCTGATCGCCTGCAACCAGCGCGAGGACGCCCGGCGGGTGCTGGCGTGGTTCATCGCCAACCAGCAGGCCGATGGCCACTGGCTGCAAAACTACTATCCCGACGGTCAGGGCTTCTGGCACGGCATCCAGCTCGACGAGACGGCCTTCCCGGTGCTGCTGGCGGCCAAGCTGCGCGAGGAGGGCGAGCCGGAACTGGAAGGCACCCGCGACATGGTGCGCCGGGCGCTCGCCTTCGTGGCCCGCACCGGCCCCACCAGCGACCAGGACCGCTGGGAGGAGAACCAGGGCGTGAACCCCTTCACGCTGGCGGTCGCCATCGCGGCCCTGGTGGCGGGAGCGGGCTGGCTGGAGGAGAACGAGCGCCACTACGCGCTCGGCCTGGCGGACGACTGGAACGAGCGGCTGGAAAGCCTCTGTTATGTCACCGGCACGCCGCTGTGTCAGGAGCTGAACGTGCAGGGCTACTACGTGCGGCTGGCCCCCCCCGACCGCGACGGCACCCTCACCGGCCAGGTGACGCTCCAGAACCGGCAGGGGAAAACCGTCGAGGCAGCGGCGCTGGTCAGTATGGATTTCTCGTACCTGCCGCGCCTGGGGCTGCGCTCGGCGCTCGACCCGCGCATCCGCGACACGGTAAAGGTGGTGGATCACCTGCTGGCCCAGGCGACCCCGACTGGCACCTTCTACCACCGCTACAACGACGACGGGTACGGCGAACACGAGGACGGTTCCCCCTACGACGGACACGGCATCGGGCGGCTGTGGCCGCTGCTGAGTGGCGAGCGCGGCCACCTGGCGCTCCAGGCGGGGGAAGACTCGCGCCCGTACCTGGAGACGCTGCTGCGCTGCTCCAGCCCCGGCGGCCTGCTGCCCGAGCAGGTCTGGGACGGCCCCCCGATTCCCGAACGGGGCCTCTTCCCGGGCCGCCCCAACGGCAGCGCGATGCCGCTCCTGTGGGCGCACGCCGAGTTCCTGAAACTGCTGCACGCCTCGCAGACCGGCCGCCCCGCCGAGCTGCTGCGCGAGGTCGAGAATCGCTACGCCGAGCCGCTGCCCGTCGAGGCCCGGCACTGGCGACCCGCCGCCCCCGTCCCGCAACTGGAACCGGGCCGCCTGCTGCTGATTGAGGACGACGAGCCATTTACCCTCCACTTCGGCTTCGACGGCTGGCAGGACCCCCAGGACCGCGAGGCGTTGCCCCTGCCGTTCGGCCTGTGGGGCGTGACCTTCAGCCCCGCCGAACTGACCAGCCACCACGTCCTGAATTTCACCCGCCGCAGCGCCGCCGGTTGGGAGGGCCAGGACCATCAGATTCGCCTCCAGCAGAGTGTCCCCACGTCCCTCCCCGAGCGGCGCGGCTGACGTGAAGTAACGCTGAAGCGGGAGAACGCCTCTTGAGGCGGCTGCGGCCTACCATTCGCCGGGCCGAGAGCGGCAGCATACGGCCATGCGAAAGAGCCTTGCGCGCTGGCAACGTCTGAGGAAGCCGCGCCGTGAAGACGAGACGGTTCAGAACCTGATCGAGGAGAATATCGTCGTCAACGAGGTGTTGCAGGCGCGGGCCGAGGAAAGCCTGACCCGGCTGCACCGGCCCATCGAGCAGATCGGGGCGCTGGTAGGTCGCCCGGTCTTCGTGGCCTCGTTCCTGGCGCTGTGTGTCCTGTGGATGGCCGCGAACCTGGCCGTCAAGTGGGAGGGCCGCACGCCCTGGGACGAGCCGCCCTTTTACTGGATGCAGGGGGTGATCGGGCTGCTGGGTCTGCTGGTGGCAACCACCGTGCTGGTGGCGCAGGCCCGGCAGGGCCAGATCAACGAGCAGCGGGCGCAACTGGCCCTCCAGGTCGCCCTGCTGACCGAGCAGCGCAGCGCCAAGATCATCGAGCTGCTGGAGGAACTGCGGCGCGACCTGCCCAACGTCCACAACCGCGAGGACCTGGAGGCGGCGGTGATGATGCAGGCCAGCGACCCCGCCGCCATCGTCGATGCCCTCACCACCCTGGAGTCGGGGGGGGAAACGAGCCTGCCGCCAGGGAGCCGCGAGGCCCAGCGGGAGGAGGAGGCCTCCCCGGGGGAAACCTTGCCCCATTGGCCCTGAGCCGCTCCCATCCTCCTGCCTGCCGACCGGGAAGGTGGGCGTCGGCCCTCACCTTCAGGCTTTTGAAAAGACAAAAAAATGGGGACGGGGCGCGTCAGGGGGAGGGGACACACCCGGCGCGAAACGGGAGGCCCGCCCCTTCCCCCCGGGGCGTGGCCTCTAGAATCCGGGGCGTGATTGCCTACCTGAGTGGCGCCGTGCGCGAGGTGCGTGAGGCGAGCGCCGTGATTGTCGCCGGGGGCGTGGGGTATGAGGTTTTCTGCCCCGCCTCCACGCTGGGGCGGCTGGTCCCCGGCCAGCCCGCCGAACTCAATATCCGCCACGTGGTGCGCGAGGATGCCCAGCTTCTCTTCGGCTTCAGCGACGCGGACAACCTGCGCCTTTTCGACCTGCTGACCGGGGTGAGCGGCGTCGGCCCCAAGCTGGCGCTCAGCCTGCTCTCCGCGCTGCCCGTGAGCGCCTTGGCGCAGGGCCTCCTGACCGGCGACGTGAAGCTGCTGTCCAGCGTATCCGGCGTCGGCAAGAAGACCGCCGAGCGGCTGGTGCTCGAACTCCAGAACAAGGTGCCCGAACACCTCGCCGCGGCCTTGCCGGGCAGTGCGGGCCAGGCCGCCCCGGTCGCCAGCACGGCGGGCCGCGACGCCATCGAGGCGCTGCTGGCCCTGGGCTTCCGTGAGCCGCAGGTGCGCGGCGTGGTGGCCGAACTGCTGGCCGCCGATCCCGGCCAGAGTGCCGACGCGCTGATCCGCAAGGGCCTGGGCAAACTCCGCTAGCGCGCGGCCCCGTCCTCGTCGCCCGTCTCCCGCACCTCGGCGGCCGCGAGCCACGTTCCCTGCCGGATCAGCAGGACGCGCGCGCCCGGAACGGGCAGCACCAGCAGGTCCGGCATGGGGACGGGGGGCTGTCCGGGCAGGAGGACGCTGACCCCCGGATGCTCCGCGCGCAGCGTCAGGGTGTGGCCCGCGACCGTGAGTGTGACCGGCTCGTCCCCCAGGGTCACGCTCGCAAAGGTCCCGTCCCCCGGCAGCGTCAGGTGCGTGAGCGGCTGCGGGCTGGGCACCCGCTCGGACGTGAAGGCGGCAGCGTGCAGCACGTCATGCAGGGCGCGGGCACGCTGGGGCGGCAGGCCGAGCGCGTCGGCGCTGGCGCGCAGGGCGGCCTCCGCCTCCTGGGGCGTCAGGCGGGTGAGGCGGGCCACCAGCGCTCCCACCCCCTTGCGCGCGAAGGTGAGGAGCGTCTCGGGGGACGCCTGCCGGTACTTCTCGGCGCTCGCCGGGCCGAGAACGGCGGCGTCCACCCGCCCGCCTTGCAACATCTGGGCCGCCGCCCGCGCGAGGCGCAGGTTCGCGTGCTGCCCGCCGGGGTCGAGCAGCCGCGCCGCCGCGCGGGCGTGGGTGGCGAGCTGGCCGAGCTGTTCGGCGGGGGGCCCTTCCGGGTGCAGCAGCAGGTACGCGCCGCTCAGGGCCAGGCGCAGGGGGAAGGGCGCCGTGAGCAACGTCAGGACCCGCTCGGCGGGCGGCCGGTCCGGGCGCAGCAAGGCCACCTGACCCCCCACCTGCACCTGCCAGTTCGGCCCCACCGGGTGCCAGCGGAGGTCCAGGCCGCGCCAGCGGGCCGCCTGCCCACCCCCCAGGTGAATGACCAGTTCGGCCGCGCCGTCGTCCGGGGCAGGCAGCGTGGCCTCCGGGTGTGCGGCGTACAGGATGCTGCGGGCGGGCATCAGGCCGGAGACTGGCGCGGGCGCGTCCGCCAGCAGGGCTTCGAGCGTCTGCTGAAGCCGCTCGGCGGCCCCCCGGATGGCCGGGCGCTCGCGCGGGTCACGGGCCGGGGGGGAGGCCGCGCGCAGGGCCTCTCTCAGCGCCTCGCGCGCTTCCGGGGCCAGCGGCTCGCGGTCGGCGGCCTGGAGGCGCGCGGTCAGCACGTCCTCGTCCGCGTGGCGGGGGAAGGGGACTTCGTGCAGCGTGGCGAGCGCCCCGCGCAGGCGCTTGCGCCCCTCCGGGCGGAAGAGGCCGCTGGCCAGGGCGAGCATCAGGTCCCGCACCACGTCCGGGTCGCGCAGCGAGGCGAGGGGATCGTCGGCCGCGGGCACCGCCAGTTCCTCGGCCACGCCCCGCGCGTCCCGGTCGGCATTTTCCACCACCGCGTACAGCACCCGCAGGGACAGGCGCTCCGGTTCGGCCTGGAGGGTCTGCCCCAGGTGCAGCAGCCTGGCGCGCAGCACGGCGAACCACGCGAGCTGCCGCAGCTCCTCCCAGGCGCGGGCCTCGGGCGTGTCGCCAAGGACCGGGGCGGTCCAGCCTGGCGGGGTGGGCTGGGACGCGGGGGAGGGGGGGGCAGGGGGGCCGCTTTCCTCGCGGCCGCGCCGGAGGTGGGCCCGGTACTGCCGTTCGCTTTCGAGCAGGCGGCGTTGCAGGGCGGGGTCCAGGGGTGCGGCCAGCAGCACTTCCCACAGGTCCGTCAACGCCCGCCGTCCTCCCCGCGGCACGCGGCCCGCCAGCGTGTCCGCGACCCGGTACTCGTACAGCTCCACGAGTTCTGCCCAGTAGGTCACCGGGCCAGTATAGGTATAGGAAGTCTAGGAGCCCCCCGGGACTGTAAGCCTGCGGACAGGGGGGTCCGGTAGACTGGCAGAAATGTCTGTTCGCCCCGCCGTCTTCTGCCCGCTCCCCGCCACCGGGGGCAGGCCTTGAGCGTGCTGCTGAATGTGCTGCTGCTCGCCGCGCTGTTCGTGGTCGGTCTGCTGCTGTCGGTGCGGGCGAGCGAGCGCACGCTCAGCGGCCTGGTGACGGTCCTGTCCCTGACGCTCGCGGCGCTGCTCGCCGTGCTGGCCCTGCGGGAAGGCCACCTCAACCGGGCGCAGGGGGCACTGGTGGTGGTCGCGGTGCTGCTGGGCAGCGCGGCCCTGGCGCTGGGGAGCCAGCAGGCGGGGGGCCTGGGCGCCCTGCTGGGGCGGCGGGCCCGGCCCGTGCGCGTGCAGCGGACCGCCCCCCCCCGGCCGCCTGCCCCCCCGGCAACCGTGCCCGACCTGCACTTTCAGGAGTACGAGGTGCTCGACCGCATCGGCGTCGGCGGGATGGGCAGCGTGTACCGCGCGCGGCGCAAGCTGGACGGGCGGATCGTGGCCCTCAAGGTGCCGCAGGAGAAGTATCTGGCGGACTCGAAGTTCGTCAAACGCTTCTACCGCGAGGCGGAGGTGCTGCGGCGCTTCAGTCACCCCAACATCGTGCGGGTGTACGACTACCGGATGGAGGACCCCGAGCATTACATCGCGATGGAATTTCTCGACGGGGCGAGCCTGGAAGCCGTGCTGGAAGCCCGCCACCTGACCTTTGCCGAGAGCGCGCAGGTGCTCCGCGCCCTGGCCGACGCCCTGCGGCACATCCACATGCAGAACGTGGTCCACCGCGACATCAAGCCCGCGAACGTGATGATCCTGAAACAGGCTTTCGTGGACGGGCAACTGCGCGAGGGCGGCGTCAAGCTGATGGACTTCGGGATCGCGGTGGGGCGGGTGCTGACCCGGCTCACCATGACGGGCGCGCGGGTGGGCACCCCGATCTACATGGCCCCCGAGCAGGCCAAGGGCCAGCGGGTGGACGCCCGCAGTGACGTGTACTCGCTGGGCCTGCTCGCCTACGAGGTGGTGACCGGCCAGACCGCCTTCAAGGGCAGCTACGAGGCAGTCGTCCACCAGCAGGTGTTTGAGTCCCCCAAGCCGCCCAAGCAGGTGAACATCGAGGTGCCCGGCCGCCTCAGCGACCTGATCCTGCACATGATCGAAAAGGACCCGGCCGCCCGGCCTGGCCTCGACGAGGTGATCGCCCGGCTGGATGCCGGGGTCCTCACCGACGAGCTGTTCGCCGACCCGGTCGCGCTGGCCCTGAGCGTGGGCGAAAAGCGCGCGGCCCTGCGCCTGCTGGACCTCCAGGGCAAGCTGCGCCTGGGCCTGCGCGATCTCTCCTCCGCCGAGGGCGGTCTGCCCAGCCTGCCGAATGCCCTGGCAGGCGACGAGGAGGGCCACCTGTACCTGACGCTGCTGGACTTCCGGCAGGGCCGCCCGGGGCCCCTGGTCCGCAAGCTGGCCCCGGACGGGCGCGAGGTCACCGCCTTTGGCCGCTACGGTCTGGCCGAGGGCGAGCTGCTGCAACCGGTCGGGATCGCCGCCTCGCGGGGGCAGGTGTACGTCCTCGACGCCGAGGCGCATCACGTCGTGGTGTACGACGCCCAGGGCCGCTTTGTGAGGCGGTTCGGGGGACGCGGGGAGGGCCTGGGCCGCTTCGGGCAACCGCGCGCCATCGCGGCGGCCCCCGACGGACAGATCTACGTCCTCGACAGCGGCAACCGGGAGGTGCAGCGGTTCACGGCCCAGGGCGAGTACCTCAGCCGCTACGCCTTTCGCCTCGACCGCGGCAGCGAGGCCCTGCGCGATCTCGACGGCCTGGGCGTGGACCCCTCCGGGGCGGTGTACATCGTGGACAGCGTGGCCCGCAAGGTCCGCAAGATCGAGCCCGACGGCACCCCCGGCGTGGCCTTTGGCCTGGAGACGCTGGTGGGCGAACCCGAGGGTGCCCCCTGGCTCCTCCAGATCAGCGCCGAGGGTCAGCTCTACGCCGTCCGGCAGGGCGGGCAGGTGCTGCGGACCTACAGTGCCGCCGGGGACCTGCTCGCCTCGCGCGACATGTACGCGCCCGTGCAGGCCATGACCCTGCTGACACGCCCCCTCCCGGTGGAGGCCTAAGCGTGTCCAGTCTCCCCACCCTCACCCTCTACACCCGCGCGGGCTGCCACCTCTGCGAGCAGGCGGAGGTGGGGCTGCGGGCGCTGGACTACCGCTACGAGCCGGTGGACGTTGACCGCGACCCGGCCCTGAAGGCCCGCTACGGCGACGACGTGCCCGTGCTGGTGCTGGCCCAGGCGGATGGGCCGGGCCGCGTGCTGCTGAAGGGCGTCCTCAGCCGGGGCCGCCTGAGTGCCCTCAAACTGCAACTGCTGCGGGGGGCGCAGGCGAACCGGGATTAGCCTGACCGTCCCCCACCCCGCCGGGCGCTATGGTGGGGGCATGAGTTGGCTACAACGCCTGCGGGACGGCCTGAGCAAGACCCGCACGCAACTGAATGACACCGCCGGGAACCTGGGCACCGACGTGCGCGAGGCGTTCACCCGCCTGGACACCATTGAGGACCTCGAATACGCCCTGATCGCCGCCGACGTGGGCCGCGCCGCCACCGAGGAAATCCTGGAGGACGTGAAGGCCAGCGACCGCCGCAACCTTCAGGACGCCCTGATGGACGCCCTCACCCTCCAACTGGAACCCGATGCGCGCCGCGCGCAGTTCCGCAAGCTGGGCTTTACCCCCGATGCCCGGCGCGCGGTGGTGGACCCCCAGGGCCACGTCGTGATGGTTATCGGCGTGAACGGCGTCGGAAAAACGACCACCATCGCCAAGCTCGGCCAGTACTACATGGGCCGGGGCAAGACCGTGATGTTCGCCGCCGGGGACACCTTCCGTGCGGCGGCGGGCGCGCAACTGGGCGTGTGGGGCGAGCGCCTCGGCGTGCCCGTCGTGCAGGGGCCGGAGGGGGGCGACCCGGCCGCCGTCGCCTTCGACGCCGCGACGGCCCGCGCCGCCCGCGGCACCGACCTGCTGTTCGTGGACACCGCCGGGCGCCTCCACACCAAGCACAACCTGATGGAGGAGCTGAAAAAGGTCCGCCGCGTCGTGGACAAGGCCGACCCCGGCGAACCCGCCGAGGTGTGGCTGGTGCTGGACGCCGTGACCGGGCAGAATGGCCTCGCGCAGGCCAAGAAGTTCCACGAGGCCACGCCCCTGACCGGCGTGATCGTCACCAAGCTCGACGGCACGGCCAAGGGCGGCATCCTGGTGCCCATCGTCCGCGAACTCGGCGTGCCCATCAAGTTCATCGGCGTGGGCGAGCAGGCCGACGACCTGCAACCCTTCGACAGCCGCGAGTTCGTGCGGGCGCTGTTCGACGTGGAGATTCCCCGGAGCTAGGGGGCGGCGGGGAGCTGGGGGAGGTGGCCTATCAAGGAAGACACCATCCTTGGCAACAAAAAAGCTCCTCCCCCTTGAGGGGGGAGGCCGGGACTCGTAGAGCTGCGAAGCAGAGGGGGTGAGCGGGCCTGGCATAGAGAGGCCAATGGATGGCCGAATGCCTGGCCTGCTTGGAGGGCAGCCTGGCGGCCGCCACCCCCCTCCCCACCTCCCCCGCAAGGGGGGAGGAGAAAAAGAGTGGTGCCAGCGTGCTTGTTTTGCGTGTGTTAGCACTTGTCAAAACACGGCTCCCCTCACCCAAAAAGAGCGGGGCTGCCCCCTGTGGGAAACCACCCCTTTCTCTTGCCCCGCCTACCCCCCCAGATAGGCGTGCAGCACCCGCTCGTCGTTCACGAGCCGCGCGCTGTCGCCCTCCAGGGTCAGTTGTCCGGCCTCCAGCACGTAGGTCCGGTCGCTGCGCTGCATGGCGAGGCGGGCGTTCTGCTCCACGAGCAGGATGGTGGTGCCGCTCCGGTTCAGTTCCCCGATAATGTCGAAGATTTCCCGCACGATGATCGGCGCGAGGCCGAGCGAGGGTTCGTCCAGCAGCAGCAGCCGGGGGCGGCTCATCAGTGCGCGGGCGATGGCGAGCATCTGCTGTTCGCCGCCGGAGAGGGTGCCCGCGAGCTGGTTGCGCCGCTCACCCAGCCGGGGGAACCGCTCGTACATCCGGGCCATGTCCGCCCGCACCTCGACCGCGTCCCGGCGAGTGTAGGCGCCCAGTTCCAGGTTGTCCTGCACGCTCTGCCGCGCCAGCACCTGCCTTCCCTCCGGACTCTGCGCGATGCCCAGCCGCACCACCTCATCCGGCGTCGCCCGCGTGATGTCGCGCCCGGCGAAGAGGATGCGGCCCTCGCGCGGGCGAACCATGCGCGACACGGCCCGCAGGGTGGTCGTCTTGCCCGCCCCGTTCGCCCCGATCAGCGTGACGATCTCGCCTTCCTGCACGCTCAGCGTCAGGTTCCGCACCGCCTGAATCGCGCCGTAGTTCACGCTCAGGTTTTCGACTTCCAGCAGTGCCATCACTCGCCCCCCAGGTACGCCTCGATCACCTTCGGGTCGCGCTGCACGGTGGCCGGGTCGCCCACCGCGATCAATTGCCCGAAGTTCAGCACCGCCACCCGGTCACACAGGTTCATCACCAGCGGGACGTGGTGCTCGATCACCAGCACGGTCAGGTCGAAGCGGTCGTGAACCTCGCGGATAAAGGCCGTGAGCTGGCCCTTCTCGGCGGTGTTCATGCCCGCCGCCGGTTCGTCGA
The window above is part of the Deinococcus metallilatus genome. Proteins encoded here:
- a CDS encoding glycoside hydrolase family 15 protein translates to MSDTPAQPLPAQSLPTQPLPIPPVPEESLPDQTPLAQPPSAQSLAPGAPGLPPTWTSSDKDFVTTALGGASRLWATGGHGMLNEVYWPSTGQPQIRDLNFYLVGESGWVDLKRVQQYVFSRPKPYLPLPTVLHRGQDYQLALEVLPDPNRDVLLIRYALTGPYRLVLLLAPHLTSTGHANAAWVEGQRLLAVSGDRALALLASGPLDHLSAGYVGFSDGWQDLNAHGRLTWSYQRAENGNVALTAELQEPSGLLALGFAENVTGAQGLARASLAEGDEVARRAFLHAWEVWGSALKLGGPSPELDAEALLSATVLKIHEDRAYPGALVASLSIPWGNSTDTLGGYHLVWPRDATLAAFALIACNQREDARRVLAWFIANQQADGHWLQNYYPDGQGFWHGIQLDETAFPVLLAAKLREEGEPELEGTRDMVRRALAFVARTGPTSDQDRWEENQGVNPFTLAVAIAALVAGAGWLEENERHYALGLADDWNERLESLCYVTGTPLCQELNVQGYYVRLAPPDRDGTLTGQVTLQNRQGKTVEAAALVSMDFSYLPRLGLRSALDPRIRDTVKVVDHLLAQATPTGTFYHRYNDDGYGEHEDGSPYDGHGIGRLWPLLSGERGHLALQAGEDSRPYLETLLRCSSPGGLLPEQVWDGPPIPERGLFPGRPNGSAMPLLWAHAEFLKLLHASQTGRPAELLREVENRYAEPLPVEARHWRPAAPVPQLEPGRLLLIEDDEPFTLHFGFDGWQDPQDREALPLPFGLWGVTFSPAELTSHHVLNFTRRSAAGWEGQDHQIRLQQSVPTSLPERRG
- a CDS encoding DUF1003 domain-containing protein, encoding MRKSLARWQRLRKPRREDETVQNLIEENIVVNEVLQARAEESLTRLHRPIEQIGALVGRPVFVASFLALCVLWMAANLAVKWEGRTPWDEPPFYWMQGVIGLLGLLVATTVLVAQARQGQINEQRAQLALQVALLTEQRSAKIIELLEELRRDLPNVHNREDLEAAVMMQASDPAAIVDALTTLESGGETSLPPGSREAQREEEASPGETLPHWP
- the ruvA gene encoding Holliday junction branch migration protein RuvA — translated: MIAYLSGAVREVREASAVIVAGGVGYEVFCPASTLGRLVPGQPAELNIRHVVREDAQLLFGFSDADNLRLFDLLTGVSGVGPKLALSLLSALPVSALAQGLLTGDVKLLSSVSGVGKKTAERLVLELQNKVPEHLAAALPGSAGQAAPVASTAGRDAIEALLALGFREPQVRGVVAELLAADPGQSADALIRKGLGKLR
- a CDS encoding protein kinase domain-containing protein; this translates as MLLNVLLLAALFVVGLLLSVRASERTLSGLVTVLSLTLAALLAVLALREGHLNRAQGALVVVAVLLGSAALALGSQQAGGLGALLGRRARPVRVQRTAPPRPPAPPATVPDLHFQEYEVLDRIGVGGMGSVYRARRKLDGRIVALKVPQEKYLADSKFVKRFYREAEVLRRFSHPNIVRVYDYRMEDPEHYIAMEFLDGASLEAVLEARHLTFAESAQVLRALADALRHIHMQNVVHRDIKPANVMILKQAFVDGQLREGGVKLMDFGIAVGRVLTRLTMTGARVGTPIYMAPEQAKGQRVDARSDVYSLGLLAYEVVTGQTAFKGSYEAVVHQQVFESPKPPKQVNIEVPGRLSDLILHMIEKDPAARPGLDEVIARLDAGVLTDELFADPVALALSVGEKRAALRLLDLQGKLRLGLRDLSSAEGGLPSLPNALAGDEEGHLYLTLLDFRQGRPGPLVRKLAPDGREVTAFGRYGLAEGELLQPVGIAASRGQVYVLDAEAHHVVVYDAQGRFVRRFGGRGEGLGRFGQPRAIAAAPDGQIYVLDSGNREVQRFTAQGEYLSRYAFRLDRGSEALRDLDGLGVDPSGAVYIVDSVARKVRKIEPDGTPGVAFGLETLVGEPEGAPWLLQISAEGQLYAVRQGGQVLRTYSAAGDLLASRDMYAPVQAMTLLTRPLPVEA
- a CDS encoding glutaredoxin family protein, translated to MSSLPTLTLYTRAGCHLCEQAEVGLRALDYRYEPVDVDRDPALKARYGDDVPVLVLAQADGPGRVLLKGVLSRGRLSALKLQLLRGAQANRD
- the ftsY gene encoding signal recognition particle-docking protein FtsY; protein product: MSWLQRLRDGLSKTRTQLNDTAGNLGTDVREAFTRLDTIEDLEYALIAADVGRAATEEILEDVKASDRRNLQDALMDALTLQLEPDARRAQFRKLGFTPDARRAVVDPQGHVVMVIGVNGVGKTTTIAKLGQYYMGRGKTVMFAAGDTFRAAAGAQLGVWGERLGVPVVQGPEGGDPAAVAFDAATARAARGTDLLFVDTAGRLHTKHNLMEELKKVRRVVDKADPGEPAEVWLVLDAVTGQNGLAQAKKFHEATPLTGVIVTKLDGTAKGGILVPIVRELGVPIKFIGVGEQADDLQPFDSREFVRALFDVEIPRS
- a CDS encoding ABC transporter ATP-binding protein — its product is MALLEVENLSVNYGAIQAVRNLTLSVQEGEIVTLIGANGAGKTTTLRAVSRMVRPREGRILFAGRDITRATPDEVVRLGIAQSPEGRQVLARQSVQDNLELGAYTRRDAVEVRADMARMYERFPRLGERRNQLAGTLSGGEQQMLAIARALMSRPRLLLLDEPSLGLAPIIVREIFDIIGELNRSGTTILLVEQNARLAMQRSDRTYVLEAGQLTLEGDSARLVNDERVLHAYLGG